One region of Chlamydia psittaci 6BC genomic DNA includes:
- the fusA gene encoding elongation factor G — protein MSDQEFDLSKIRNIGIMAHIDAGKTTTTERILYYAGRTHKIGEVHEGGATMDWMEQEQERGITITSAATTVFWLDCKINIIDTPGHVDFTIEVERSLRVLDGAVAVFDAVSGVEPQSETVWRQANKYGVPRIAFVNKMDRMGADYFAAVESMKEKLGANAVAVHCPIGSESQFVGMVDLISQKALYFLDETLGAKWEEREIPEELKEKCAKLRYALLEELATVDESNEAFMMKVLEDPDSITEEEIHSVMRKGVIENKINPVLCGTAFKNKGVQQLLNVIVKWLPSPKDRGTIHGINLKNNEEVCLEPRKDGPLAALAFKIMTDPYVGRITFIRIYSGTLKKGSAILNSTKDKKERISRLLEMHANERTDRDEFTVGDIGACVGLKYSVTGDTLCEENQEIVLERIEIPEPVIDMAIEPKSKGDREKLAQALSALSEEDPTFRVSSNEETGQTIISGMGELHLDILRDRMIREFKVEANVGKPQVSYKETITTNSSSETKYVKQSGGRGQYAHVCLEIEPNEPGKGNEVVSKIVGGVIPKEYIPAVIKGVEEGLNTGVLAGYGLVDVKVNIVFGSYHEVDSSEMAFKICGSMAVKEACRKAAPVILEPIMKIAVITPEDHLGDVIGDLNRRRGKILGQESSRGMAQVNAEVPLSEMFGYTTSLRSLTSGRATSTMEPAFFAKVPQKIQEEIVKK, from the coding sequence ATGAGTGATCAAGAATTCGATTTAAGCAAGATCAGAAACATCGGTATCATGGCACATATCGATGCGGGAAAAACGACAACTACAGAAAGAATTCTTTATTACGCCGGAAGGACTCATAAAATAGGTGAGGTTCATGAAGGCGGCGCCACCATGGACTGGATGGAGCAGGAACAAGAAAGAGGTATTACTATTACCTCTGCTGCAACAACTGTTTTTTGGTTAGACTGCAAAATTAATATTATTGACACTCCAGGCCACGTCGATTTTACCATTGAGGTAGAACGATCTCTACGCGTTCTAGACGGTGCTGTAGCTGTGTTTGATGCAGTGTCAGGAGTTGAGCCTCAGTCCGAGACTGTATGGAGACAGGCGAATAAATACGGTGTTCCTCGGATCGCTTTTGTAAACAAGATGGATCGTATGGGTGCTGATTACTTTGCAGCCGTAGAATCCATGAAAGAGAAGCTTGGTGCTAACGCTGTTGCTGTGCACTGTCCTATCGGCTCAGAGAGTCAATTTGTCGGGATGGTCGATCTTATTTCTCAAAAAGCTCTTTACTTCCTAGATGAAACTCTAGGTGCTAAGTGGGAAGAGCGTGAAATTCCTGAAGAACTTAAAGAAAAGTGTGCCAAACTTCGCTACGCTCTTCTCGAAGAGCTTGCTACAGTAGATGAGAGCAACGAAGCTTTCATGATGAAGGTTCTTGAGGATCCAGATTCGATTACAGAAGAAGAAATTCATAGCGTTATGAGGAAAGGGGTTATTGAAAATAAAATTAACCCTGTATTGTGCGGAACCGCTTTTAAAAACAAAGGGGTGCAACAACTCCTTAATGTTATCGTCAAGTGGTTGCCATCTCCTAAAGACCGCGGAACAATTCATGGAATTAACCTAAAAAATAACGAAGAAGTCTGCCTAGAACCTAGAAAAGACGGGCCTCTAGCCGCTCTTGCGTTTAAAATCATGACGGATCCTTACGTCGGTCGTATTACCTTTATTCGTATTTACTCTGGTACTCTTAAAAAAGGTTCAGCAATCCTGAATTCTACTAAAGATAAGAAAGAGCGTATCTCTCGTTTATTGGAAATGCACGCGAATGAGAGAACAGATAGAGACGAATTCACAGTCGGTGATATTGGAGCTTGCGTAGGGTTAAAATATTCAGTAACAGGGGATACACTTTGCGAAGAAAATCAAGAAATTGTTCTTGAACGTATCGAAATCCCTGAGCCTGTGATTGACATGGCTATTGAGCCAAAGTCCAAAGGAGATAGAGAGAAGTTAGCTCAAGCATTAAGTGCTCTTTCCGAAGAGGACCCCACTTTCCGTGTAAGTTCAAATGAAGAAACTGGACAGACAATTATCTCCGGAATGGGTGAGCTACATTTAGATATTCTTCGTGATCGTATGATCCGCGAATTTAAAGTAGAAGCTAACGTTGGCAAACCGCAAGTATCTTATAAAGAAACGATTACTACAAATAGCAGCAGTGAAACAAAGTATGTAAAACAGTCTGGTGGTCGTGGTCAATACGCTCACGTTTGCCTCGAGATTGAACCAAATGAACCAGGAAAAGGAAATGAAGTTGTCAGTAAAATTGTTGGCGGCGTCATTCCTAAAGAATATATCCCAGCCGTTATCAAAGGTGTGGAAGAAGGGTTAAATACAGGCGTTCTTGCCGGCTATGGTTTGGTTGATGTTAAAGTGAACATTGTATTCGGGTCATATCACGAAGTGGATTCTAGTGAGATGGCGTTTAAGATATGTGGTTCAATGGCAGTTAAAGAAGCTTGTAGAAAAGCTGCTCCAGTCATTCTAGAACCTATTATGAAAATTGCAGTAATTACTCCTGAAGATCATCTAGGAGACGTTATTGGGGACTTAAATCGTCGTCGCGGAAAAATCTTAGGTCAAGAATCTTCTCGAGGTATGGCACAAGTAAATGCCGAAGTACCCCTCAGTGAAATGTTTGGGTACACAACATCTTTAAGATCCTTGACTTCCGGAAGAGCAACATCAACAATGGAACCTGCCTTCTTTGCTAAGGTTCCTCAAAAAATTCAAGAAGAGATTGTTAAGAAGTAA
- the rpsJ gene encoding 30S ribosomal protein S10, producing the protein MKQQKQKIRIRLKGFDQGQLDRSTAAIVETAKRTGARVAGPIPLPTKREVYTVLRSPHVDKKSREQFEIRTHKRLIDILDPTGKTIDALKMLALPAGVDIKIKAA; encoded by the coding sequence ATGAAGCAGCAAAAACAGAAAATCCGTATTCGTCTGAAAGGATTTGATCAAGGGCAACTAGATCGATCAACTGCAGCTATTGTTGAGACTGCTAAAAGAACAGGCGCTCGTGTAGCAGGTCCTATTCCGTTGCCTACAAAGAGGGAAGTGTACACCGTGCTGCGTTCTCCTCACGTAGATAAAAAATCTAGAGAGCAGTTTGAAATTCGTACTCATAAGCGTTTGATAGATATCCTAGATCCTACAGGAAAAACTATAGATGCTTTAAAAATGTTAGCTCTTCCAGCAGGAGTTGATATTAAAATCAAAGCTGCATAA
- a CDS encoding sulfite reductase flavoprotein subunit alpha, whose product MHLLEKFKAQRVSLLSRELISCCDSAIASSDAGHVYQLLFNTTGSNLSYKVGDSLGVFPKNPVHVVEKILECLSYSPKQLIQSRASSQISLYDFLRCHTNVNKLPPKLKSFFPDLEETMTFYDAIQKYKPHIPVELFVESVLPLLPRFYSIASAPHPNENQIELLVRLVNYSGEYEQRYGVCSFFLCKELELGKSCNVFVQPTKHFTITDDIQNKPIVMIGSGTGIAPYKAFVQQRIYNNDAGMNMLFFGERFEKANFYYQDFWKKAVENEFLKLFLAFSRDGDHKLYVQDLLKQQADLVLQAYEEGAYFFVCGSKVLGNEIKKTLEDILGKNKLSQLKEEHRYVADVY is encoded by the coding sequence ATGCATTTGTTAGAGAAATTTAAAGCTCAGAGAGTATCTCTTCTCTCAAGGGAGCTCATTTCTTGTTGCGATTCTGCTATTGCTTCTTCTGATGCAGGCCACGTTTATCAATTGCTCTTTAACACAACAGGCTCTAATCTGTCCTATAAGGTAGGGGATTCTCTTGGTGTATTTCCAAAGAATCCCGTGCATGTTGTTGAGAAGATCCTTGAGTGTCTAAGTTATTCTCCAAAACAACTAATACAATCTCGAGCATCTTCTCAGATTTCCCTCTATGATTTCTTGAGATGTCATACGAATGTAAATAAATTACCCCCAAAGCTGAAGTCTTTTTTCCCTGATCTAGAAGAGACGATGACTTTCTACGATGCAATACAAAAATACAAACCCCATATTCCTGTGGAATTGTTTGTAGAGAGTGTTTTGCCCTTATTGCCACGATTTTATTCTATAGCTTCAGCTCCTCATCCTAATGAGAATCAAATCGAACTCTTGGTCAGACTTGTGAATTATTCAGGAGAATATGAGCAACGCTACGGTGTCTGTTCTTTCTTTTTGTGTAAGGAATTAGAGTTAGGCAAGAGCTGTAATGTGTTTGTACAACCAACCAAACACTTTACTATTACAGATGACATACAAAATAAACCTATTGTCATGATTGGGTCAGGAACAGGAATCGCTCCTTATAAAGCGTTCGTACAACAACGTATCTACAATAACGATGCTGGTATGAACATGCTCTTTTTTGGAGAACGTTTCGAAAAAGCAAATTTCTATTACCAAGATTTCTGGAAAAAAGCCGTCGAAAATGAGTTTTTAAAGCTATTTCTCGCCTTTTCTCGTGACGGCGATCATAAACTTTATGTGCAAGATCTACTCAAACAACAAGCAGACCTTGTTCTCCAAGCTTATGAAGAGGGCGCCTACTTCTTTGTATGTGGAAGTAAGGTATTAGGAAACGAAATAAAAAAAACTCTAGAAGATATCCTAGGAAAGAATAAGCTCTCCCAATTAAAGGAAGAGCACCGTTATGTTGCTGATGTGTATTAA
- the ispF gene encoding 2-C-methyl-D-erythritol 2,4-cyclodiphosphate synthase: MNAENDSSLPKPQWIYRVGIGQDSHRFLSESSAKPCILAGVIFENSPGFQANSDGDIIFHAICNAISSVTHRIILGEVADELFHTRGITDSSVYLSEAIKSLKSNQMISHVAITIEGNRPKFLPKLSAMRQSIASALNIPLGSVGITATSGEGLSDFGCGDGVQCFCILTIMEYCG, translated from the coding sequence ATGAACGCAGAAAATGACTCTTCCTTGCCTAAACCGCAGTGGATTTACCGTGTAGGAATCGGGCAAGATAGCCATCGTTTCCTCTCTGAAAGTTCTGCAAAACCCTGTATTTTAGCTGGAGTTATCTTTGAAAATAGTCCCGGTTTCCAAGCAAATTCGGACGGAGACATTATTTTCCATGCTATTTGCAACGCTATTTCTTCTGTCACTCATAGAATCATACTAGGAGAAGTTGCTGACGAGCTTTTCCATACTCGTGGGATTACAGACAGTAGCGTGTATTTATCTGAAGCTATAAAATCTTTGAAATCGAACCAAATGATTTCTCATGTGGCCATTACTATTGAGGGGAATCGCCCAAAATTCCTCCCAAAACTCTCTGCAATGCGACAAAGTATTGCTTCAGCCTTGAACATTCCCTTAGGATCTGTAGGCATTACTGCGACTTCAGGAGAGGGATTAAGTGATTTTGGTTGCGGCGATGGTGTTCAATGTTTTTGTATACTGACAATTATGGAGTACTGCGGTTAA
- the rplU gene encoding 50S ribosomal protein L21 has protein sequence MKSYAIIQTGSKQYQVSEGDIIDVELLDGVSEGQEVVFDQVLFTFDGSKVSLGTPTVKNAVVKGELLSRVRGEKVIAYKYKRRKNYHRKIGHRQNYLRVKISNLVM, from the coding sequence ATGAAGTCTTACGCAATAATTCAGACCGGAAGCAAGCAATATCAGGTTTCTGAAGGAGACATAATTGACGTCGAATTATTAGACGGTGTTTCCGAAGGACAAGAAGTTGTTTTCGATCAAGTGTTGTTTACTTTTGATGGGTCTAAAGTTTCTTTAGGGACTCCTACAGTAAAGAATGCTGTAGTAAAAGGCGAATTGTTATCTCGAGTTCGTGGAGAGAAAGTCATCGCCTATAAGTATAAAAGACGTAAAAATTATCACCGTAAGATCGGTCACCGTCAGAACTATCTTAGGGTAAAAATTAGCAATCTAGTGATGTAA
- the rpmA gene encoding 50S ribosomal protein L27 → MAHKKGQGASRNGRDSESKRLGMKVGAGQRVSTGSILVRQRGTKWHPSKNVGRGRDDTLFALIDGIVVTRKTDRTYISVLPE, encoded by the coding sequence ATGGCACATAAGAAAGGTCAGGGAGCAAGCCGTAACGGTCGCGATTCAGAGTCAAAGCGTCTTGGTATGAAAGTGGGCGCAGGACAAAGGGTTTCCACAGGAAGTATTCTTGTAAGACAAAGAGGCACTAAGTGGCATCCTTCGAAAAATGTAGGTAGAGGTCGTGATGACACTCTATTCGCTTTAATCGATGGTATTGTTGTCACTAGAAAGACAGATCGTACATATATTTCTGTTCTTCCAGAATAA
- the obgE gene encoding GTPase ObgE, whose translation MFLDQITIELRAGKGGNGVVAWRKEKYLPKGGPYGGNGGVGGSIIIESATHVYSFESYRNIRFLKAEDGRPGATNNRSGKNGKDLVLIVPEGTLLRDVETKEILHDFAKSGERLVVCRGGKGGKGNTFFKTSTNRAPTKATPGKPGEIRQVELELKLIADIGLVGFPNAGKSTLFNTLARTEVKVGAYPFTTLQPVLGLVPCQEKLYQKPWIIADIPGIIEGAHQNRGLGLDFLRHIERTRLLLFVIDICGCERSSPEEDLRILMDELVHYRADLADKNRIIALNKIDDLLPDERQERLESFQKLFPSEQFVLVSGLTGEGVDLLNSLFTNKLAV comes from the coding sequence ATGTTTTTAGATCAGATTACCATAGAGTTGCGTGCTGGAAAAGGCGGTAACGGTGTTGTCGCTTGGAGAAAGGAAAAATATCTGCCAAAAGGCGGTCCCTATGGCGGTAACGGTGGTGTCGGTGGATCTATCATTATAGAATCGGCTACACATGTGTACTCTTTTGAATCCTATAGAAATATACGCTTTTTAAAAGCTGAAGACGGGCGACCAGGAGCCACAAATAACCGTTCTGGGAAGAACGGTAAAGACCTCGTCTTAATCGTTCCCGAAGGAACTTTACTCAGAGATGTAGAAACTAAAGAAATTCTACACGACTTTGCTAAAAGTGGAGAGCGTTTAGTTGTTTGTCGTGGAGGTAAAGGAGGTAAGGGGAATACGTTTTTCAAAACGTCCACAAACCGTGCTCCTACGAAAGCAACTCCCGGTAAGCCTGGAGAAATCCGCCAGGTTGAACTCGAGCTCAAGCTTATCGCCGACATTGGCCTTGTGGGCTTCCCTAATGCAGGAAAATCTACATTATTCAACACTCTTGCAAGAACCGAAGTCAAGGTAGGCGCTTATCCATTCACTACACTTCAGCCTGTATTGGGGCTGGTTCCCTGCCAGGAAAAACTCTACCAGAAACCCTGGATTATAGCAGATATTCCTGGGATCATAGAGGGCGCTCACCAAAATCGTGGCTTAGGGCTCGATTTCTTGAGACACATTGAACGTACCAGATTATTGTTGTTTGTTATTGATATTTGCGGATGTGAGCGATCCTCCCCAGAAGAAGACCTACGTATTCTTATGGATGAGCTTGTACATTATAGAGCCGATCTCGCAGATAAAAATAGGATCATAGCTTTAAACAAGATTGATGATCTCCTTCCCGATGAAAGGCAAGAACGTCTAGAAAGTTTTCAAAAACTCTTTCCCTCTGAGCAGTTTGTATTAGTATCCGGACTTACTGGAGAGGGAGTCGACTTACTAAATAGTCTTTTCACAAATAAACTCGCCGTGTAA
- a CDS encoding metal ABC transporter permease has product MISFFNHILPSLLFPSLLAALGASIAGGVVGTYIVVKRIVSISGSISHSILGGIGLTLWIQYRLHIEFPPMYGAIIGAIILALCIGKIHLKYQEREDALIAMIWSVGMAIGIIFISQLPAFNSELVNFLFGNILWVTTQDLFRLGILDVIVLTIVVLCHTRFLSLCFDEKYMMLSRYSVQTWYFLLLILAAITIVMLIYIMGVILMLSMLVLPISIACRFSYKMIRIMMISVLLNILCSFSGIMIAYALDFPAGPTIAILMGMVYTASLFVKRLFSKSTPSPVSPDTNTNCSEGKSF; this is encoded by the coding sequence ATGATTTCTTTTTTTAATCATATCCTACCTTCTCTACTTTTTCCTTCTTTACTGGCGGCTTTAGGAGCCTCCATTGCTGGCGGTGTTGTAGGAACATACATCGTAGTCAAACGTATTGTTTCCATTAGTGGCAGTATCTCCCACTCTATTTTAGGAGGGATTGGCCTTACCCTATGGATTCAGTACCGATTGCATATTGAGTTTCCCCCTATGTATGGTGCCATTATCGGAGCGATTATCCTCGCACTCTGTATTGGGAAAATCCATCTCAAATATCAAGAAAGAGAAGACGCTCTTATTGCCATGATTTGGTCTGTAGGTATGGCTATTGGTATTATCTTCATTTCGCAACTTCCTGCTTTTAACTCAGAATTAGTCAATTTCCTTTTTGGCAATATTCTTTGGGTAACCACCCAAGATCTCTTTAGACTAGGAATTTTAGACGTTATTGTTCTTACAATTGTAGTACTCTGCCACACCCGTTTTCTTTCTTTATGTTTCGATGAGAAATATATGATGCTTAGCCGGTATTCTGTACAAACGTGGTACTTCCTTCTGCTTATCCTAGCAGCAATTACTATCGTCATGTTGATTTACATTATGGGCGTAATTTTAATGCTAAGCATGCTAGTTCTGCCTATATCGATAGCTTGCAGGTTTTCCTATAAAATGATCCGGATTATGATGATTTCTGTTCTCTTGAACATCTTATGCTCATTTTCCGGGATTATGATTGCCTATGCTTTAGATTTCCCTGCAGGACCAACAATTGCGATCTTGATGGGGATGGTTTACACGGCGAGTTTATTTGTGAAAAGACTATTTAGTAAGTCGACTCCCTCTCCAGTAAGTCCGGATACTAATACAAACTGCTCAGAGGGAAAGAGTTTTTGA
- a CDS encoding metal ABC transporter ATP-binding protein, with protein MTVQILVKDLSFRYSPKSSWIINNVSFTVHEGDFVGIIGPNGGGKTTLALLLLGLLQPTTGTLNTFPSCAKKSELTIGWVPQHFSYDFSFPISVKEVVLSGRLSFLRWHGKYSKHDHALAEQALETVDLLHHKDTCFSHLSGGQIQRVLLARALSSQPKLLILDEPTANIDPENQQRILQILKELNTQCTILMITHDLHHTTSNFNKVFYMSRTLTTLTNMPTIPQEFCCDSFEKKADL; from the coding sequence ATGACAGTACAAATACTCGTTAAGGATCTTTCATTTCGCTATAGCCCGAAAAGCTCTTGGATTATCAATAACGTGTCCTTCACAGTTCATGAAGGGGACTTTGTTGGCATTATAGGCCCGAACGGTGGGGGGAAAACAACCCTAGCCCTACTGTTGTTAGGCTTATTGCAACCTACTACAGGAACATTAAACACATTTCCTTCATGTGCAAAAAAATCTGAGCTTACCATTGGATGGGTTCCGCAGCACTTCTCTTATGATTTTTCTTTTCCTATTTCTGTAAAAGAGGTGGTTCTTTCTGGAAGGTTATCTTTTCTACGTTGGCATGGGAAATATTCGAAACACGATCATGCACTTGCTGAACAAGCTCTCGAAACTGTGGATCTTTTACATCACAAAGATACGTGTTTTTCTCATCTATCTGGAGGGCAAATACAGAGGGTACTGTTAGCTAGAGCTCTGTCCTCACAACCTAAACTCCTTATTCTAGACGAACCCACAGCAAATATAGATCCAGAAAACCAACAACGCATTCTACAAATTCTCAAGGAGCTGAATACTCAATGTACTATCCTCATGATCACTCATGATTTGCATCATACAACCAGTAATTTCAATAAAGTATTTTACATGAGCAGAACTTTAACAACGCTAACGAATATGCCAACAATACCCCAAGAGTTCTGTTGTGACTCCTTCGAAAAAAAGGCTGATCTATGA
- a CDS encoding metal ABC transporter solute-binding protein, Zn/Mn family, whose product MYRIFILLLFFFSCSHVFGDSKSEEKHILVSIAPYKFLVEQIAGNTCKVCSIVTNNYDPHTYELSPRHMEKIVRAQLWFRMGENFEKSCEKNISCPQVDLTKNIEIISEHTGCTHQFHSFDTHTWLSPKNLKIQVMAITEALCLHFPEHTALYRSNGTKLLETLENLDVEIQEITAAAKQRHILVAHGAFAYFCRDYNFFQHVVEKSNYMEPSPKDVVRAAQSIRKHGISSMILLRHAGKRSSAMLAERFHMATVSLDPYEENVINNLKTIATTFANL is encoded by the coding sequence ATGTATAGAATATTCATCCTTCTTTTGTTCTTCTTTTCTTGTTCTCATGTCTTTGGAGACTCTAAATCGGAAGAAAAACACATACTCGTTAGTATAGCTCCTTATAAATTTTTAGTTGAACAGATCGCAGGAAACACCTGCAAGGTATGTTCTATAGTTACCAATAACTATGATCCACATACCTATGAGCTATCCCCACGGCACATGGAAAAAATTGTTCGTGCGCAACTATGGTTTCGTATGGGAGAAAATTTTGAGAAGTCTTGTGAAAAAAATATTTCCTGCCCTCAAGTAGATCTGACAAAAAATATTGAGATCATTTCTGAGCATACAGGATGTACTCACCAATTTCACAGCTTCGATACCCATACTTGGCTAAGCCCGAAAAATCTAAAAATACAAGTCATGGCGATCACAGAAGCTCTCTGTCTACATTTCCCGGAGCACACCGCACTATATCGAAGTAACGGAACCAAGCTACTCGAAACCTTAGAAAACTTAGATGTAGAAATTCAAGAAATCACAGCAGCTGCTAAGCAGCGGCATATTTTAGTTGCACACGGAGCTTTTGCTTATTTCTGTAGGGATTACAACTTTTTCCAACACGTCGTTGAGAAAAGTAACTACATGGAGCCCTCACCTAAAGATGTTGTCCGTGCTGCTCAGAGTATTCGCAAGCATGGAATTTCCTCTATGATTTTACTCCGTCATGCTGGGAAGCGCAGTAGTGCTATGCTAGCAGAACGCTTTCATATGGCTACAGTAAGCTTAGATCCGTATGAAGAAAACGTGATAAATAATCTAAAAACTATAGCAACAACTTTTGCTAATTTATGA
- the thiE gene encoding thiamine phosphate synthase: MEENFFKLILITNKQNISVEEYLDFVCACVHSGVTSVQLREKELSYRELLGFGEALKSMLDPLEIPLIVSDSVSVCLDLDATGVHLGQTDGDVIEARELLGSDKIIGWNVNTLDQLLNANTLPIDYLGLSAMFATQNKPDATNLWGFSGLEQAVSLCEHPIVAIGGIDESNAAEVIEAGAAGIAAIGVFHSAQNPGLVTKTLREIVDRGLRC, from the coding sequence TTGGAAGAAAACTTTTTCAAATTGATTCTCATCACCAATAAACAAAATATTTCGGTAGAGGAGTATCTCGATTTCGTTTGTGCTTGCGTACACTCTGGAGTGACCTCGGTTCAATTGCGTGAAAAGGAACTTTCCTACAGAGAGCTATTGGGTTTTGGAGAAGCATTAAAGTCTATGTTAGATCCTTTGGAGATACCGTTAATTGTAAGTGACAGCGTGTCGGTGTGTTTAGATTTGGATGCTACAGGCGTCCATTTAGGACAGACAGACGGTGATGTTATCGAGGCTAGAGAGCTTCTAGGTTCTGATAAAATCATAGGGTGGAATGTCAACACTCTCGATCAACTCCTCAATGCGAATACTTTGCCTATTGATTATTTGGGGTTGAGTGCAATGTTTGCCACTCAGAATAAACCCGATGCAACGAATCTTTGGGGTTTCTCTGGTTTAGAACAAGCTGTTTCCCTTTGTGAGCATCCTATTGTTGCTATCGGTGGTATTGACGAAAGCAATGCCGCTGAAGTCATCGAAGCTGGCGCTGCAGGGATAGCAGCTATCGGAGTATTCCACAGCGCACAAAATCCAGGCTTAGTAACGAAAACACTAAGGGAAATTGTTGACAGAGGACTGAGATGTTAG
- the thiM gene encoding hydroxyethylthiazole kinase → MLEHMQEALQRLRKERPVILNITNYVSMDFLANCFLAIGASPIMSVSDLELEELIELSSAVYINIGTLDHLFIQRAYRAVNLAVRQNKPVIFDPVAAGATKIRTEVSHHVLSHATIVRGNASEILSFGDVPRKTRGVDSTHSTQDARDVAIALAKECLCGCAIAVSGAIDFITDGNREATVELGDSLMSYVVGMGCSLTGVLAAFRSVIDDSFEATRLGIEYFTLCGMLARERCEGPGSFKAYLLDELYASDFSRMRRYYDR, encoded by the coding sequence ATGTTAGAACACATGCAAGAAGCATTGCAACGCTTAAGAAAGGAAAGGCCCGTAATTTTAAACATTACGAATTACGTTTCTATGGATTTCCTAGCGAACTGTTTTCTAGCTATCGGAGCTTCACCTATTATGAGCGTGTCCGATTTGGAGTTAGAAGAGTTAATAGAACTGAGTTCCGCAGTGTATATTAATATCGGAACTCTAGATCATTTATTTATTCAAAGAGCTTACAGAGCTGTAAACCTTGCTGTACGACAAAATAAACCCGTGATTTTTGATCCTGTGGCTGCAGGAGCTACAAAGATTAGAACAGAGGTATCTCATCACGTACTTTCCCATGCCACAATCGTTCGAGGAAATGCTAGTGAGATCCTGTCTTTCGGAGATGTCCCCAGGAAAACACGTGGTGTAGATTCTACTCACTCTACCCAAGACGCTAGGGATGTGGCCATCGCTCTAGCTAAAGAATGTTTGTGCGGCTGTGCTATTGCCGTGTCTGGAGCTATAGATTTTATTACTGATGGGAATCGTGAGGCAACTGTAGAACTTGGAGATTCGTTAATGTCTTATGTTGTAGGCATGGGATGTTCTTTAACAGGAGTACTCGCTGCATTTAGATCCGTAATAGACGATTCTTTTGAAGCCACGAGATTAGGTATAGAATACTTCACCCTGTGTGGAATGCTGGCTCGTGAGCGTTGTGAAGGCCCCGGATCCTTTAAGGCTTATCTACTTGACGAGTTGTATGCTTCCGACTTTAGTAGGATGCGTCGATACTACGATCGATAA